A single Kribbella aluminosa DNA region contains:
- a CDS encoding carbohydrate ABC transporter permease — protein sequence MKRPGTGTQLGALGRYGLLTVAAVLGLAPLLWMMVSSLKPGADIISSPFSFDPGRLTLTNFRSMLDTIPIGTGFRNTAIVVVLKGALTMIFCPMAGFAFAKYVFPGKRLLFATVLTTLMLPTLVLLIPLLLEMSQLGWVSTFQALILPGAIDAFGVFWMRQVILAIPDELLDAARVDGANELRIFVSIVVPVIRPGLAALGVLTFINIYNDFVWPVVAVNDEQHQTLQVMLSALAQNIRSGQLGADWTSVWGQLLAASTVAAIPVLIVFVVLQRHLIKGVMAGSLKG from the coding sequence ATGAAACGCCCGGGGACAGGAACGCAGCTCGGAGCGCTCGGACGCTACGGCCTGCTGACGGTGGCCGCCGTCCTCGGCCTGGCGCCGCTGCTGTGGATGATGGTCTCGTCGCTGAAGCCCGGCGCGGACATCATCTCGAGCCCGTTCAGCTTCGACCCGGGTCGGCTGACGCTGACGAACTTCCGGTCGATGCTGGACACGATCCCGATCGGTACCGGGTTCCGGAACACCGCGATCGTGGTTGTTCTCAAGGGCGCGCTGACGATGATCTTCTGCCCGATGGCGGGCTTCGCCTTCGCGAAGTACGTGTTCCCGGGCAAGCGGCTGTTGTTCGCGACCGTACTGACGACCTTGATGTTGCCGACGCTCGTGCTGCTGATCCCGTTGCTGCTCGAAATGAGCCAGCTCGGCTGGGTGAGCACGTTCCAGGCGCTGATCCTGCCCGGCGCGATCGACGCTTTCGGGGTGTTCTGGATGCGGCAGGTGATCCTGGCGATCCCGGACGAGCTGCTCGACGCGGCACGGGTCGACGGCGCGAACGAGCTGCGGATCTTCGTGAGCATCGTCGTACCGGTGATCCGGCCGGGGCTGGCGGCGCTCGGCGTACTGACCTTCATCAACATCTACAACGACTTCGTCTGGCCGGTGGTCGCGGTGAACGACGAGCAGCACCAGACCCTGCAGGTGATGCTCTCGGCGCTCGCACAGAACATCCGCTCGGGTCAGCTCGGCGCGGACTGGACCAGCGTCTGGGGCCAGTTGCTCGCGGCAAGCACCGTGGCCGCGATCCCGGTCCTGATCGTGTTCGTCGTCCTGCAACGTCACCTCATCAAAGGCGTCATGGCCGGCAGCCTCAAGGGCTGA
- a CDS encoding carbohydrate ABC transporter permease codes for MATTRRSAQRVRRRRVPVAPYLFVAPFVLVFAGFSAYPIFFALQLSFTNWHGAGALEIIGFANYRYLLTSPDFWQSMATSGVLWLLVVPAQVLVALTIAVALRKAKFRGVFSAALIAPFVTPLVAMAQVWIILFDKDFGAVNQGLSSIGLPAIGWLTTSAGAKVTVALLVLWRTTGYAVILLMAGLSTIPSDVYEAATIDGAGAWHQFWSITVPLVTRTLSFVVVIGTLTVFQLFAEPYVVTGGGPFNATRTAGLYLYKHITNSDLGLGAANSMLLVVMVLALSLASIRLLRSREDS; via the coding sequence GTGGCCACGACCAGGCGATCCGCTCAGCGGGTACGCCGGCGCCGGGTCCCGGTCGCGCCGTACCTGTTCGTCGCGCCGTTCGTTCTCGTCTTCGCCGGGTTCAGCGCGTACCCGATCTTCTTCGCGCTGCAGTTGAGTTTCACCAACTGGCACGGCGCCGGTGCGCTGGAGATCATCGGGTTCGCCAACTACCGGTACTTGCTGACCAGCCCGGATTTCTGGCAGTCGATGGCGACCTCCGGTGTGCTCTGGCTGCTCGTCGTACCGGCGCAGGTGCTGGTCGCGCTGACGATCGCGGTGGCGTTGCGCAAGGCAAAGTTCCGCGGCGTCTTCAGCGCGGCACTGATCGCGCCGTTCGTGACGCCGCTGGTGGCGATGGCGCAGGTGTGGATCATCTTGTTCGACAAGGACTTCGGCGCGGTGAACCAGGGCTTGTCGTCGATCGGATTGCCGGCAATCGGCTGGTTGACCACCTCCGCCGGAGCGAAGGTGACGGTCGCCCTGCTCGTGCTCTGGCGAACTACCGGGTACGCCGTCATCTTGTTGATGGCCGGATTGTCGACAATCCCATCGGATGTCTACGAGGCGGCGACGATCGACGGTGCAGGTGCGTGGCACCAGTTCTGGTCGATCACCGTGCCGCTGGTGACGCGCACGCTGAGCTTCGTCGTCGTGATCGGCACCCTGACCGTCTTCCAGCTGTTCGCCGAGCCGTACGTCGTGACCGGCGGCGGACCGTTCAACGCGACCAGGACGGCCGGGCTGTACCTCTACAAGCACATCACCAACTCCGATCTCGGACTCGGCGCCGCGAACTCGATGCTGCTTGTCGTCATGGTGCTGGCGTTGTCGCTCGCGTCGATCCGGTTGCTGCGCTCCAGGGAGGATTCATGA
- a CDS encoding ricin-type beta-trefoil lectin domain protein produces MSIRRLLTVCSLIVAALVAVPVPATAAPPGNVLYSPNLSTYPSADASYPRAIRLDHDSNSGRTVLATFARRHESGPSSFPVFRSTDGGATFGANPISTISSHTAGWDLGAPVIYEVPRTANGLTAGDLLAAGTAWVEGNFTAQKIEVFKSTDHGASWQYLSNCTQTSGLPNTIGAGIWEPWFLLAPNNTLACFISDERPAGSPTNNQIIGHYTSTDGGATWSANITPDVAFPADNLARPGMSIITALPNGQFVMSYELCRDATNADHACEVYLKTSPDGLNWAPTDSPGTLAQTSDGRHLLHTPYVAWIPGGGPNGTLLLSGQRVVTGPAGNKTVMAESGSVLLANTSLGSGSWTELEAPVNVNPTGGYASGVPSCPGYSSPIVPSIDGTSFLYLAATWLGTGNQCQVHFGTGAVGGPAGAITGPATAGKCLDVDHNTAINGNAAQLYTCSGVPGQQWTMLADGTIRAFGKCLDIVGNGTANLTNVELWDCGPAGGQQWRPQANGSLLNPQSGRCLDSPGGATADGTKLQIYDCNGLDSQKWNVPGFPTGPITGPAAAGKCVDVDTNTPTSGNAVQLWTCNGVPGQQWTMSTDGKIRAFGKCLDIVGNGTANFTKVQLWDCGPAGGQIWQPQTNGSLLNPQSGRCLDSPGGATADGTKLQIYDCNGLDPQKWKIPV; encoded by the coding sequence ATGTCCATCCGCAGATTGTTGACAGTCTGCAGTCTGATTGTCGCCGCGTTGGTGGCCGTTCCGGTCCCGGCCACCGCCGCGCCACCCGGCAACGTGCTGTACAGCCCGAACCTGTCCACCTACCCGAGCGCCGACGCCAGCTACCCGCGGGCGATCCGGCTCGACCACGACTCCAACTCCGGGCGTACCGTCCTCGCGACCTTTGCCCGTCGCCACGAGTCCGGGCCGAGCAGCTTCCCGGTCTTCCGCAGTACCGACGGTGGCGCCACGTTCGGCGCGAACCCGATCAGCACGATCAGCTCGCACACCGCCGGTTGGGATCTCGGCGCGCCGGTGATCTACGAAGTACCGCGGACCGCGAACGGCCTGACTGCGGGCGACCTGCTGGCCGCCGGCACCGCATGGGTCGAGGGCAACTTCACCGCCCAGAAGATCGAGGTGTTCAAGAGCACGGACCACGGCGCCAGCTGGCAGTACCTGTCCAACTGCACCCAGACGAGCGGTCTCCCGAACACTATCGGCGCCGGCATCTGGGAGCCCTGGTTCCTGCTCGCGCCGAACAACACCCTCGCCTGTTTCATCTCCGACGAGCGCCCGGCCGGCTCACCCACCAACAACCAGATCATCGGCCACTACACGTCGACGGACGGCGGCGCGACCTGGAGCGCGAACATCACGCCTGACGTCGCGTTCCCGGCCGACAACCTGGCACGACCGGGGATGTCGATCATCACCGCATTGCCGAACGGTCAGTTCGTGATGTCGTACGAGCTCTGTCGCGATGCAACCAACGCGGATCATGCGTGCGAGGTCTATCTCAAGACCAGTCCGGACGGTCTCAACTGGGCTCCGACCGACAGTCCCGGCACGCTTGCTCAGACCAGTGACGGCCGCCACCTGCTGCACACGCCGTACGTGGCCTGGATTCCCGGTGGCGGACCGAACGGCACGCTCCTGCTGTCCGGGCAACGCGTGGTTACCGGACCGGCCGGGAACAAGACGGTGATGGCGGAGTCCGGATCGGTGCTGTTGGCAAACACCTCGCTCGGCTCCGGCAGCTGGACCGAGCTGGAGGCTCCCGTCAACGTCAACCCGACGGGCGGGTATGCGTCGGGTGTCCCGAGCTGTCCGGGGTACAGCTCACCGATCGTTCCCTCGATCGACGGTACGTCGTTCCTGTATCTCGCGGCGACGTGGCTCGGCACCGGAAACCAGTGTCAGGTGCACTTCGGCACAGGAGCTGTCGGCGGCCCGGCCGGCGCGATCACCGGGCCGGCTACTGCCGGCAAGTGCCTGGACGTCGACCACAACACCGCGATCAACGGGAACGCGGCACAGCTGTACACCTGCAGCGGCGTACCTGGTCAACAATGGACAATGCTGGCCGACGGCACCATTCGTGCCTTCGGCAAGTGCCTGGACATCGTCGGGAACGGTACGGCGAACCTCACGAACGTCGAGCTCTGGGACTGCGGGCCGGCCGGCGGACAGCAATGGCGTCCACAAGCCAACGGCTCGTTGCTGAACCCGCAGTCGGGCCGCTGCCTCGACAGTCCCGGCGGCGCGACCGCGGACGGGACCAAGTTGCAGATCTACGACTGCAACGGCCTCGACTCGCAGAAGTGGAACGTGCCGGGCTTCCCGACCGGGCCGATCACGGGACCAGCCGCCGCGGGCAAGTGCGTGGACGTCGACACCAACACGCCGACGAGCGGGAACGCCGTACAGCTGTGGACGTGCAACGGCGTACCTGGTCAACAATGGACGATGTCGACCGATGGCAAGATCCGTGCCTTCGGCAAGTGTCTGGACATCGTCGGCAACGGTACGGCGAACTTCACCAAGGTCCAGCTCTGGGACTGCGGCCCGGCCGGCGGACAGATCTGGCAACCTCAGACAAACGGCTCGTTGCTGAATCCGCAGTCGGGTCGGTGCCTGGACAGCCCCGGCGGCGCGACCGCGGACGGGACCAAGCTGCAGATCTACGACTGCAACGGACTCGACCCACAGAAGTGGAAGATCCCGGTGTAA
- a CDS encoding ABC transporter substrate-binding protein — translation MTTSLSLSRRTLFRGAGAALVAGGLGACAPGGSTGNKSLPSSSVTKPPSGEITIWDRTGDLYKVFDKAIASFTAKYPQVKVHHVAVDINAKLPATLISGAGVPDGAFYDDALLTGVAPHLYDLSQLIEQYKSDIAPYKLGVVTVDGKVVAVPWDLDPGLLFYREDVVTQAGVDPAGLTTYDALLGAARTVREKFPKAQPIHLENDQFLAQLWIDMFANQQGGAMVGADGKLTIDSDPYRKALTWLDTVRSEQLGTLAKYTQPTDLQTQDNGTQVFVPWAQWFVFAPQQLLKASKGKWRATALPAWQPGGARAGVMGGSSFVIPAKAKNPELAWRLYEHLVFSKAGYTAVYGPNDVYPGGLNTSIPSYLPALDPNTPLFKPIDAFGGQDLWKVAVEAGKQVPGGYMIPTWWGKAGDYFGVNVQKLLAGQMSPDDVLKTSASQIQKNLMGPS, via the coding sequence ATGACCACTTCCCTGTCTCTTTCCCGCCGCACGCTGTTCCGAGGTGCGGGTGCCGCCCTGGTGGCCGGCGGCCTCGGTGCCTGCGCCCCGGGCGGCAGCACCGGAAACAAGTCGCTGCCGAGCAGCAGCGTGACGAAACCACCGTCCGGCGAGATCACCATCTGGGACCGCACCGGCGACCTGTACAAGGTGTTCGACAAGGCGATCGCGTCGTTCACGGCGAAGTACCCGCAGGTGAAGGTCCACCACGTGGCGGTCGACATCAACGCGAAGCTCCCGGCCACGTTGATCAGCGGTGCCGGCGTACCGGACGGCGCGTTCTACGACGACGCGCTGCTCACCGGTGTTGCGCCGCACCTGTACGACCTGAGCCAGCTGATCGAGCAGTACAAGTCGGACATCGCGCCGTACAAGCTCGGTGTGGTGACCGTCGACGGGAAGGTCGTCGCGGTGCCGTGGGACCTCGACCCCGGCCTGCTGTTCTACCGCGAGGACGTCGTCACCCAGGCGGGCGTCGACCCTGCAGGTCTGACGACGTACGACGCCCTGCTCGGCGCGGCTCGTACCGTCCGCGAGAAGTTCCCGAAGGCGCAGCCGATCCACCTCGAGAACGACCAGTTCCTCGCGCAGCTGTGGATCGACATGTTCGCGAACCAGCAGGGCGGCGCGATGGTCGGTGCCGACGGGAAGCTCACGATCGACTCCGACCCGTACCGCAAGGCGCTGACCTGGCTGGACACGGTGCGGTCGGAGCAGCTGGGGACGCTGGCGAAGTACACCCAGCCGACCGATCTGCAGACGCAGGACAACGGCACCCAGGTGTTCGTGCCGTGGGCACAGTGGTTCGTGTTCGCGCCGCAGCAGTTGCTGAAGGCAAGCAAGGGCAAGTGGCGGGCGACCGCGCTGCCGGCGTGGCAGCCGGGCGGTGCGCGGGCGGGGGTGATGGGTGGTTCGTCGTTCGTCATCCCGGCCAAGGCGAAGAACCCTGAGCTGGCGTGGCGTTTGTACGAGCACCTCGTCTTCAGCAAAGCGGGTTACACCGCCGTTTACGGGCCGAACGACGTGTATCCGGGTGGCCTGAACACGTCGATCCCGTCGTACCTGCCGGCGCTCGATCCGAACACGCCGCTGTTCAAGCCGATCGACGCGTTCGGCGGGCAGGACCTGTGGAAGGTCGCCGTCGAGGCGGGGAAGCAGGTGCCGGGCGGGTACATGATTCCCACCTGGTGGGGGAAGGCCGGCGACTACTTCGGCGTCAACGTGCAGAAGCTGCTGGCCGGACAGATGAGTCCTGACGACGTGCTCAAGACCTCGGCGTCACAGATCCAGAAGAACCTGATGGGGCCCAGCTGA
- a CDS encoding LacI family DNA-binding transcriptional regulator: protein MAATLREVAARAGVSVRTVSNVVNDFPQVAPETRARVQRVLDELGYQPNAVARTLRNGRSGLIALVLPELDVPYFAELTRAVIEQAAAAGYTVVVDQTDGDPVRERELVMRGNRAAMFDGLIFNPLALGGADLRNRPSSTPVVLLGERVVEGGLDHIMIDNVGAAELATRHLIELGRQRIAAIGDQADETRQTGLLRTQGYRAALHAAGQEVVPELVRPTEFFHRADGAAAMADLLALPQPPDAVFCYNDLLALGALRTILSHGLRVPDDIALVGFDDIEDGRYSTPSLTTISPDKTQIAKNAVQLLLNRLEGDRSAPTEIPANYTLEIRESTAG from the coding sequence GTGGCCGCCACACTCCGCGAGGTCGCCGCGCGGGCCGGCGTCTCGGTCCGGACGGTGTCGAACGTCGTCAACGACTTCCCCCAGGTCGCGCCGGAGACGAGGGCCCGCGTGCAGCGGGTGCTCGACGAGCTCGGGTACCAGCCCAACGCGGTCGCCCGGACCCTGCGGAACGGCCGGTCCGGCCTGATCGCCCTGGTCCTGCCCGAGCTCGACGTACCGTACTTCGCCGAGCTCACCCGGGCCGTGATCGAGCAGGCGGCGGCCGCGGGGTACACGGTCGTGGTCGACCAGACCGACGGCGATCCGGTGCGCGAACGCGAGCTGGTGATGCGGGGAAACCGGGCGGCGATGTTCGACGGGCTGATCTTCAACCCGCTCGCGCTCGGCGGCGCCGACCTCCGCAACCGGCCGTCGTCGACGCCGGTGGTGCTGCTCGGTGAGCGCGTCGTCGAGGGCGGGCTCGACCACATCATGATCGACAACGTCGGCGCGGCCGAGCTCGCGACCCGGCATCTGATCGAGCTCGGCCGGCAGCGGATCGCGGCGATCGGCGACCAGGCCGACGAGACCCGGCAGACCGGTCTGCTGCGAACCCAGGGCTACCGGGCCGCGCTGCACGCGGCCGGGCAGGAGGTCGTTCCGGAGCTGGTCCGCCCCACCGAGTTCTTCCACCGCGCCGACGGCGCCGCCGCGATGGCCGATCTGCTCGCGCTCCCCCAGCCACCCGACGCGGTCTTCTGCTACAACGACCTCCTCGCGCTCGGCGCCCTCCGGACCATCCTCAGCCACGGCCTCCGCGTCCCCGACGACATTGCCCTGGTCGGCTTCGACGACATCGAAGACGGCCGCTACAGCACCCCCAGCCTCACCACGATCAGCCCCGACAAGACCCAGATCGCCAAGAACGCAGTACAACTCCTCTTGAATCGCCTCGAGGGCGACCGCTCCGCCCCCACCGAAATCCCGGCCAACTACACCCTCGAAATCCGCGAAAGCACCGCCGGCTAG
- a CDS encoding ABC transporter ATP-binding protein: protein MTGIRLDAVSKVYGGRHLAVDNVSLDVPAGEVMVLLGPSGCGKTTLLRMIAGLEELTGGDLWLGGSCATDLSPKDRGVAMVFQNGALYPNRTARENIMFPLRMAGEDVAEARTKAAGLAKILGIDKTLDRLPGTLSGGQRQRVAIGRAIVRQPRIFLMDEPLSNLDATMRTELRQEIGAMVRDLNVTTVYVTHDQIEALTLADRIAVMRDGRIEDVGTPTQVFNNPATAFTAGFLGAPRINLMSATIQVTAHHRVSLDLGAQTISLPPTDRRSMILSRHDGVHVIVGARSDAFTPTVERGDSDQLLGTLRTLEFHGNQWIAFVDCGVEMLNPDLVGPRTRPPHDVTQTRHAAPRRSTLTSLARLLLRRPPATESADSTATPTHRRADLVIEVDPNPALETGTKVHLGVDPAKLHIFDQYGHRVDRVTR from the coding sequence ATGACCGGCATCAGACTCGACGCTGTGTCCAAGGTGTACGGCGGCCGGCACCTTGCCGTGGACAACGTGTCGCTGGATGTGCCGGCAGGTGAGGTGATGGTGCTTCTCGGCCCGTCGGGCTGTGGCAAGACCACGTTGCTCCGGATGATCGCCGGCCTCGAGGAGCTCACCGGAGGCGATCTCTGGCTGGGCGGATCCTGCGCCACCGACCTGTCACCCAAGGACCGCGGGGTCGCGATGGTCTTCCAGAACGGGGCGCTCTACCCGAACCGGACCGCCCGCGAGAACATCATGTTCCCGCTGCGGATGGCGGGAGAAGACGTCGCCGAGGCACGCACCAAGGCGGCCGGTCTGGCCAAGATCCTCGGCATCGACAAGACCCTCGACCGCCTCCCCGGCACGCTCTCCGGCGGCCAGCGGCAGCGGGTCGCCATCGGCAGGGCGATCGTCCGGCAACCACGGATCTTCCTGATGGACGAACCGCTGTCCAACCTCGACGCGACCATGCGCACCGAACTGCGGCAGGAAATCGGCGCCATGGTCCGGGACCTCAACGTGACGACGGTCTACGTGACCCACGACCAGATCGAGGCCCTCACTCTCGCCGACCGGATCGCGGTCATGCGCGACGGCCGGATCGAGGACGTCGGCACACCGACGCAGGTCTTCAACAACCCCGCGACCGCCTTCACCGCCGGCTTCCTGGGCGCGCCGCGGATCAACCTGATGTCCGCCACCATCCAGGTCACCGCGCACCACCGGGTCAGCCTCGATCTCGGCGCACAGACCATCTCCTTGCCACCGACGGACCGCCGGTCGATGATCCTGAGCCGGCACGACGGCGTACACGTCATCGTCGGCGCACGCTCCGACGCCTTCACACCCACTGTTGAGCGCGGCGACAGCGACCAACTGCTGGGAACGCTCAGAACACTCGAGTTCCACGGCAACCAGTGGATCGCCTTCGTCGACTGCGGTGTCGAGATGCTCAACCCCGACCTCGTCGGACCACGAACACGCCCACCCCACGACGTCACTCAGACCCGTCACGCGGCGCCGCGCCGGTCAACGCTGACGTCGCTCGCAAGGTTGCTACTTCGCCGGCCTCCCGCGACGGAGTCCGCCGACTCAACCGCAACGCCGACCCATCGCCGAGCCGACCTCGTCATCGAAGTCGACCCCAACCCCGCCCTCGAGACCGGAACCAAGGTGCACCTCGGCGTGGACCCGGCCAAACTCCACATCTTCGACCAATACGGCCACCGAGTCGACCGCGTCACCCGCTGA
- a CDS encoding glycoside hydrolase family 2 protein: MNTPRPEYPRPHFDRSARWLNLNGEWEFAREPDQFGQTIVVPFPWEHPDSGVVAHWLPRAWYRRRIERPADWAGERTILHFGAVHHHATVWVNGAVAVAHSGGYLPFEADITDLLDGTGAGELVVQVDAPTDKRFIPHGKQRSTPADDYDGCAFTPSSGIWQTVWLEPRPAEHISQLDLRPTEMLDGIEVTMTGPSPVRLEIPGVVVREYDVWPGTVMLPIAEPRLWTVDNPHVYDVIVTAGEDTVRGYTGLRKVEWQGSNLLLNGVPTYVRGVLDQGFWPTGGHTAPSDEALRRDLELARAAGFNLVRKHIKLEDPRWLYWADRLGMLVWAEPPSTGRFTAEAVAAFEEVAAGMVARDGNHPSIVIWGAYNEEWGLDWDVPGDPAKQDAVRRACRILKDADPTRPIVDNSGWAHVETDLVDWHYYDENVGSWAAIVDRLINTEDGSFPVRLGPDFVAEKAIAAPGFDGTGKVQLNGEYGGGSTSVERGWHLRWQTQELRRHPRNAGYIYTELYDIEHETVGIYTYDRRTKDLGGVIPSDVHAETVLIVDIIPQAPGRDLVLDGNSASIPVRVSHTGPEPLLGTLNWSAGSAPVEAKPFTVTDPVEITVTEPGRLHLWITDTSGTAVARTFVDITPVDTSN; this comes from the coding sequence GTGAACACACCACGTCCTGAGTACCCCCGGCCGCATTTCGACCGGTCGGCGCGCTGGCTCAACCTGAACGGCGAGTGGGAGTTCGCCCGCGAACCCGATCAGTTCGGCCAAACCATCGTCGTACCGTTCCCGTGGGAGCACCCTGATTCCGGTGTGGTCGCGCACTGGCTGCCGAGGGCCTGGTACCGGCGGCGGATCGAGCGTCCCGCGGACTGGGCGGGGGAGCGGACCATCCTGCACTTCGGCGCCGTCCATCACCACGCGACGGTGTGGGTGAACGGCGCGGTCGCCGTCGCGCACTCCGGCGGGTACCTGCCGTTCGAGGCGGACATCACCGACCTGCTGGACGGGACCGGTGCCGGCGAGCTCGTCGTGCAAGTGGATGCACCGACTGACAAGCGGTTCATCCCGCACGGGAAGCAACGCAGTACGCCGGCCGACGACTACGACGGCTGTGCCTTCACCCCGTCGAGCGGGATCTGGCAGACCGTCTGGCTCGAACCGCGACCGGCTGAGCACATCTCGCAACTCGATCTCCGGCCGACCGAGATGCTCGACGGCATCGAGGTGACGATGACCGGCCCGTCGCCTGTGCGTCTCGAGATTCCGGGGGTTGTGGTCCGTGAGTACGACGTGTGGCCCGGGACGGTGATGCTGCCGATCGCCGAGCCTCGACTGTGGACTGTTGACAATCCGCATGTGTACGACGTGATCGTGACCGCCGGCGAGGACACCGTGCGTGGGTACACCGGGTTGCGGAAGGTCGAGTGGCAGGGCAGCAACCTGCTGCTGAACGGCGTGCCGACGTACGTCAGGGGTGTGCTCGATCAGGGGTTCTGGCCGACGGGTGGGCACACGGCGCCGAGCGACGAGGCGCTGCGGCGGGACCTGGAGCTCGCGCGGGCGGCGGGGTTCAACCTGGTGCGGAAGCACATCAAGCTCGAGGACCCGCGCTGGCTGTACTGGGCCGACCGGCTCGGCATGCTGGTGTGGGCCGAGCCGCCGTCGACCGGGCGCTTCACGGCCGAGGCGGTCGCCGCGTTCGAGGAGGTGGCCGCCGGAATGGTCGCGCGGGACGGCAACCATCCGAGCATCGTGATCTGGGGTGCGTACAACGAGGAGTGGGGCCTGGACTGGGACGTCCCGGGTGATCCGGCGAAGCAGGACGCCGTACGCCGGGCGTGCCGGATCCTCAAGGACGCGGACCCGACTCGTCCGATTGTCGACAACTCGGGGTGGGCGCATGTCGAGACCGATCTGGTCGACTGGCACTACTACGACGAGAACGTGGGGTCGTGGGCCGCGATCGTGGACCGGCTGATCAACACCGAGGACGGCAGCTTCCCGGTCCGGCTGGGGCCGGACTTCGTGGCGGAGAAGGCGATCGCGGCGCCCGGGTTCGACGGGACTGGCAAGGTGCAACTCAACGGCGAGTACGGTGGCGGGTCGACCAGCGTGGAGCGTGGGTGGCACCTGCGGTGGCAGACCCAGGAGCTGCGCCGGCATCCGCGGAACGCGGGCTACATCTACACCGAGCTGTACGACATCGAGCACGAGACCGTCGGCATCTACACCTACGACCGCCGGACGAAGGACCTCGGCGGCGTCATCCCGTCCGACGTCCACGCGGAAACCGTTCTGATTGTCGACATCATCCCGCAGGCTCCCGGCCGGGACCTCGTGCTCGACGGCAACTCGGCGTCGATCCCTGTGCGCGTTTCGCACACCGGGCCTGAACCCTTGCTCGGCACCTTGAACTGGTCGGCCGGATCCGCACCCGTGGAGGCCAAGCCCTTCACCGTGACCGATCCGGTCGAGATCACGGTGACCGAGCCCGGTCGCCTGCACCTGTGGATCACTGACACGTCCGGCACCGCTGTCGCTCGTACTTTTGTCGACATCACTCCAGTCGACACCTCGAACTGA
- a CDS encoding RidA family protein, translating into MTIELVNPGDLPTPQTYSHVAIATGTRLVFIAGQEPEDLQGELVGPGDLAVQARLTFANLGRALAAAGARPDQVTRLGIYLVGYLREHQPIIQEARYELFGEHKPADVMIGVAALARPEQLIEVEATAVI; encoded by the coding sequence ATGACTATTGAGTTGGTCAATCCGGGTGACCTGCCGACCCCTCAGACGTACAGCCATGTGGCGATCGCGACTGGTACCAGGCTGGTTTTCATTGCTGGGCAGGAGCCGGAGGACTTGCAGGGCGAACTGGTTGGGCCGGGTGATCTCGCTGTCCAGGCGCGGTTGACGTTTGCGAATCTGGGTCGCGCGCTGGCCGCGGCGGGTGCTCGGCCGGATCAGGTCACTCGGCTCGGGATCTACCTGGTCGGGTACCTCCGTGAACATCAGCCGATCATCCAGGAAGCCCGTTACGAGCTGTTCGGTGAGCACAAGCCGGCCGATGTGATGATCGGCGTCGCGGCACTCGCCCGGCCCGAGCAACTGATCGAGGTCGAGGCCACCGCAGTTATTTGA